One genomic segment of Echeneis naucrates chromosome 18, fEcheNa1.1, whole genome shotgun sequence includes these proteins:
- the LOC115059158 gene encoding claudin-7-A: MANSGIQLLGFFLSLIGIVALIIGTILPQWKMSAYIGDNIITAVAMYQGLWMSCAFQSTGQLQCKIYDSILQLDSSLQATRALMIVGIIVSIAGLGVACMGMKCTTCGGNDKLRKSRVAMTGGIILLVGGLCCIVACSWFAHNVIRAFYNPYTPVNTKFEFGAAIFIAWGGSLLDVLGGAMLAASCPSKKQVSKYPAMGSSRSSHPSSTKEYV, from the exons atggcaAACTCCGGTATTCAGCTTTTGGGATTTTTCCTGTCTCTGATCGGGATCGTCGCTCTGATCATCGGGACCATCCTCCCTCAGTGGAAGATGTCCGCTTACATCGGGGACAACATCATCACAGCGGTGGCCATGTACCAGGGACTGTGGATGTCCTGCGCCTTCCAAAGCACCGGGCAGCTGCAGTGCAAAATCTACGACTCCATCCTGCAGCTCGACA GTTCGCTTCAGGCCACTCGTGCCTTGATGATAGTTGGCATCATCGTGTCCATTGCGGGGTTGGGTGTGGCCTGCATGGGAATGAAATGCACCACCTGTGGAGGGAATGACAAACTGCGCAAGTCCCGCGTCGCCATGACAGGGGGCATCATCCTGCTAGTGGGCG gGCTTTGTTGCATCGTGGCATGTTCCTGGTTCGCTCATAATGTCATCCGGGCTTTCTATAACCCCTACACTCCGGTCAACACCAA aTTCGAGTTCGGCGCGGCGATCTTCATCGCGTGGGGTGGCTCCCTCCTAGATGTTCTGGGCGGGGCCATGTTGGCTGCTTCCTGTCCGAGTAAGAAGCAGGTATCCAAATATCCAGCCATGGGCAGTTCCCGCTCTAGCCATCCGAGCAGCACTAAAGAATACGTCTGA
- the LOC115059030 gene encoding placenta-specific gene 8 protein-like yields MTLRVVQVQPESRVKEIGQWSTGLCECHKDIGDCCFALCCLPVFTCKVTSAVGACPCLPLLDCIGCVPPASLAMRASVRERYGIQGSVWSDCLYGCCCYPLSWLQISRELKRRAASHASSSSSLSARYTVLTSLKGAHLV; encoded by the exons ATGACTCTACGGGTGGTCCAGGTCCAGCCGGAGAGCAGGGTCAAGGAGATAGGTCAATGGAGTACAGGCCTGTGTGAGTGCCATAAAGACATTGGGGACT GCTGCTTTGCATTGTGCTGCCTCCCAGTGTTTACTTGTAAAGTGACCAGTGCAGTGGGTGCATGTCCCTGCCTACCACTGCTGGACTGTATCGGCTGTGTACCGCCAGCCTCACTCGCCATGAGGGCATCTGTCAGAGAACGATATGGTATACAG ggGAGTGTGTGGAGCGACTGCCTGTATGGATGTTGCTGCTACCCCCTGTCTTGGCTCCAGATCTCCAGagagctgaagaggagagcagcatcccacgcctcctcctcctcttcattgtcAGCCAGATACACAGTTCTGACCTCCCTGAAGGGGGCGCACTTGGTCTAG
- the LOC115058962 gene encoding cornifelin homolog A-like, whose product MSGNMVATQPRPFIMTTVSNQWTSGICDCFQDLPQCCLAFWCLPCFTCKTAHEAGECLCLPLLDAFGLIPPMTTALRVSVRQRYGIEGSVCNDCVYSFFCGPCTWCQIAREIKTRSNPIAMLV is encoded by the exons ATGTCTGGAAACATGGTTGCAACCCAACCCCGGCCTTTCATCATGACCACAGTATCCAACCAATGGACGTCTGGCATCTGTGACTGCTTCCAAGACCTGCCCCAGT GTTGCTTGGCCTTTTGGTGCCTTCCCTGTTTCACCTGTAAGACGGCGCATGAGGCAGGGGAGTGTCTGTGTTTACCTCTGCTGGATGCTTTTGGACTCATCCCACCAATGACCACAGCCCTCAGGGTGTCAGTACGGCAGAGATATGGCATTGAG GGCTCAGTCTGCAACGACTGTGTGTACTCCTTCTTCTGCGGGCCCTGCACCTGGTGTCAAATAGCAAGAGAAATCAAGACGAGGTCCAATCCCATTGCCATGTTGGTctga